From Amycolatopsis sp. WQ 127309:
CGTGCAGCACGACCCCGCGCAGGTCGGCGATCTCCGCCTCGGGCAGGTCGGGAAACCGGCCTTTCGACGGCGTGTCGAGCGGCGTCGCGGCGAAGATCTCGTCGGACCGGCGGCATTGTTCGCGGTAGAAGGCGAAAACGACGTCCGGGGCGCGCGGGGTGGTCAGCGGCGCGTGGTCGTCGTCCGGCCAGGCGACCGGGCCGGCGGTGCCGGTGACGATCTCCTGGAACCAGAACCGCTCGGCGTACCCGAGGTGCTCCACCATGCCCAGCGGGGTCCAGCCGGACGGCAGGACCGGGGTCGTCAGCGCCGGCTCCCCCAGTCCGTCGAGGATCGCCAGGATGGCCGCCCGCTGGGCGTGCAGGTACCGCAGCAGCGTGCGCTTCTCGCCGTCCACGACCGCGGACCTTAGCGGTCCGCGCGGAATTTGTCGGGGGTTGCCGGTAGCGTCGGTTTCATGGCAACACTGGTCACCTTCCACGCCCACCCCGACGACGAGTGCCTGCGCACCGCCGGCGTCATGCGCAAGGCCGTCGAGGAGGGCCACCGCGTCGTGCTGGTCGTCGCGACGCGCGGCGAGGTCGGCGAAGTACCCGACGGATTCCTCGCCGAGGGCGAAAAGCTCGAGGACCGCCGCGTCCAGGAGGCGCACGCGGCCGCGAAGATCCTCGGCGTGGAACGCGTCGAGTTCCTCGGCTACCGCGACTCCGGGATGATGGGCGAGGCGACGAACGACGATCCGGCGTGCTTCTGGCAGGCCGACGTCGAAGCGGCCGCCGTCCAGCTCGCGGCGATCCTGCGCGAGGAGTCGGCGAGCGTGCTGACGGTCTACGACGACAACGGCGATTACGGCCACCCCGACCACATCCAGGTCCACCGCGTCGGCGTCCGCGCGGCCGAGCTGGCCGGCACCCCCCGCGTCTTCCAGGCGACGTTCAACCGCGAGTTCATGCAGCGCGGCTTCGACGCGGCGGTCGAGGAGGGCCTGATGCCGCCGGAGGCGAGGCCGAACCCACCGGAGAACGTCGAGTTCGGCAAGCCGGAAGCCGAGATCACGGCGGCGGTGGACGTCTCGAAGTACGTGGACGCCAAGCGCGCGGCGATGCGCGCCCACCCGAGCCAGATCAGCGAGGACACGTTCATGCTGGCCATGCCGGACGAAGCGTTCGCCTTCGCCTTCGGCACGGAGTGGTACATCCGCGCGGGCCAGGGCCCGGGCATCACGGAGACGGACCTGATGGCCGGACTCTGACCCCAGCAGGACTGGGAATCACGGGCCGGACGCAGGCGGGCGGGCCGGCCCGGGCGGGCGGGCCGGCCCGGGCGGGCGGGTGAACGCCATCCCGGCCGGCGCGCCAAGACCGAAGGCCGGGCGGGCTCAGGCGAGCGCCGCCGTGACGTCCAGTTCCACCAGCTGGTCCGGGTACCCGAGCTGTGCCACCCCCAGCAGCGTGCTCGCCGTGGTGAAGGCCGCGCCGAGTGGCGACTCCGTCAGGCGGTCCCAGACCGCCGACAGCGTCGCGCGGTCGTCGGTCACCACGTAGATCACCGTGCGGACCACGTCTTCCGGGGTCGCGCCCGCGAACGTCAGCGCGGCCAGGGTGTTGGCCACCACCTGGTCGGTCTGGGCCAGCACGTCTCCGTCGACGACCTTGCCGTCCGCGGTCAGCGGGCACTGGCCCGCCAGGTACACCGTGCGGCCCGCCGCGGCCACCGTCACGTGGTGGTAGCCCGGCGTCGCGTGCAGGCCGGGCGGGTTCTGCCGTTGAATGGTCACGACCCGCATCCTCTCCGGGCGGGCAACCGGATTTCGGGAGGGCGCGTGCGCAGGACCATCGACTGGGCGGACGGCGCGATCGTCATCATCGACCAGACCGCGCTGCCCGGCGACTACCGGCTGCTGGAGCTGCGCACCGTCGGCGAGCTGGTCGACGCGATCAAGCGGCTCGCCGTCCGCGGCGCACCCGCGCTCGGGGGTGCCGGTGCGCTCGGCGTCGCGCTCGCGGCCCGGCACGGCGGCGACGTCCGGGCCGACGCCGAGCTGGTCGCGGCCGCCCGTCCCACCGCCGTCAACCTGCGGTGGGGGGTGGAACGCGCGCTGGCCAAGCTCGACCGGGGGGCCGACGCCGTTCTTGCCGAAGCACTAGCCCTGCTCACCGAGGACGAAGAACTCAACAAGACGGCGTCCGCGCACGCCGCCGGGATCGTGCTGGCCGCGTGCCCGCGCCGGCCGCTGCGGCTGCTCAGCCACTGCAACGCCGGCCGGCTCGCGACCGTCGGGTGGGGCAGCGCGCTCGGCGTCGTCTGGCACCTGCACGAGCGCGGGCTCGTCGAGGAGGTGCTCGTCGACGAGACGCGCCCGCTGCTGCAGGGCTCCCGGCTGACGGCGTGGGAGCTGGCGCAGGCCGGCGTGCCCTACCGCGTCCAGCCGGACGGCGCGGCCGCCGCGGCGATGGCCCGTGGGATGGTCGACTGCGTGCTCGTCGGCGCCGACCGGATCGCCGCCAACGGCGACGTGGCCAACAAGATCGGCACCTACGGCCTGGCCATCGCCGCCGCGCACCACGGCGTGCCGTTCGTCGTCGTCGCACCGTCGTCCACAGTAGACAGTTCGCTCGCGGACGGCACGGGCATCACCATCGAGGAACGCGACGCCCGCGAGCTCACCGAATACGCCGGCGCCGGCGTCACGCCGCCGGGCGCCGAGGTGTTCAACCCCGCGTTCGACGTCACCCCGGCGGCGCTCATCACCGCCGTGGTCACCGAGAACGGCCGCTACCTCCCCTAGGGACGCGGGCCGATCTCGCGGCCGCCGTCGGTCACCAGGATCGCCATCGCCGGGCACGAGTCGGCGGCGTCGAGCACCGTCTCGTCCGCGTCGACCTCGCTCGTGACCGTGCGCGCGACGGCACCGTCCAGCGCGAACACCTCGGGCATCAGGGACGCGCACATCCCCGACCCGATGCAGGTGTGTTCGTCGACCTCCACGTGCCAGCTCATGGTCACCTTCCGAATCACCAGCCGATCGGCATCGACCGCGGTCCGCGGACGAGCATCTGCGTCTTCCACACGATATCGCCCGCGAGGTGCAGCCCGGGCAGCTCGGTGACCAACGCGCGGAGCGCCTCCTGCAGCTCGAGGCGGGCGAGCGGCGCACCGAGGCAGTGGTGGACGCCGTGGCCGAAGCCGAGGTGGTGGCTGTCCCCGCGGTCGAAGCGCAGCTGATCCGCGTCGTCGAACTGCAGGCGGTCGCGGTTGGCCGCGCCGACCGCCACCAGCACCGGCTCGCCCGCCCGTACGAGCACCCCGCCGACCTCGATGTCCTCGGTGGCGTAGCGCGCGAACCCGGCGCCGGCGCCCAGCGGCACGAACCGCAGCAGCTCCTCGACCGCGGCCGGGATCAAGCCGGGATCGGAGCGCAGCCGGTCCCACTGCCCGGGCTGGTCCAGCAGCGCGTAGACGAAGTTGGGGATCTGGCTCGCGGTGGTCTCGTGGCCGGCGACGAGGATGCCGACGCACAGGTCGACCAGCTCCAGCTCGGTCAGCCGGTCGCGGGTGTCGCGGGCCTCGATCAACGCCGTCATCAGGTCGTCTTGCGGCGCCGAGCGGTGTTCGGCGATCAGGCCGCGCATGTAGTCGCGCAGCTCCTCGCGGTTGCGCTCGAACTCCTCGGGCGTCAGCCCGCTGGTGGACAGCGCGGCGTCGCTCCAGACGCGGAACTTCGGCCGGTCCGCGACCGGGACGCCGAGCAGCTCGCAGATCACGGCGACCGGGATCGGCAGCGCGTAGGCGTCGACGAGGTCCGCGGTCGCCCCGGCGGCCTTCATGTCGGCGATCAGCTCGGCCGCGAGCCGGGCGACGCGCGGGCGGAGCAGCTCGACGCGGCGCATGGTGAACGCCTTCGCGACGAGCGTCCGCAGCCGCGTGTGGTCGGGCGGGTCCATCTGCAGGATCCCGCCGTCGCGCTGCACGGGCGAGCGTCGCGGCGCGTCCTTCTCCTTCTCCATCGCCCGCGAGAAGCGGCGGTCCCCCAGCACGAGCCGGGCGTCGGCGTAGCGCGTGGCCAGCCAAGCGGGCTCGCCGTAGGTCATCTTGACCCGCACCATGCCGTCCGCGTCGCGGGCGGCGGCGTAGGCCTCGTTCAGGTCGAGCCCGGCCTCCTCGTTGAACGGGTACGCGAGCGCCTCGGTGTGCGTGGTGGTCATGCGGGAACCCCCCGTGGTCTCGTTTGTAAGCACCTGCTTGCAAACGCTACACAGCTTCGGGGTTCACGTCGAGCGTTCCGGCGACCACGCTGCGTGCACCGCGGGCGGCTCAGCCGGCGGGCTGCCAGAGTTCGACGCGGTTGCCCTCCGGGTCGGTGACCCAGCCGAACTTGCCGACGCCGTCGAACTCCTGGGCCTCGGCCGCGACGTCGGCGCCGAGGTCGCGCAGCTGCGCCAGCATGGCGTCGAGGTCGCGGACCCGGAAGTTGAGCATCGTCTGCTGGGAGCGCGCGCCGAAGTAGTCGGTGTCCGCCTCGAACGGCGCGAAGACCGTGGGGCCCGCCTCCTGCCGCCAGGCCCCGTGCTCGTCGGTGTCGAGGCCGAGTTTCTCCCGGTACCAGGCGCTGAGCGCCGCCGGATCCGCCGCGCGGAGAAAGTACCCACCGATGCCGGTCACACGTTCCATGCCGCGATCCTGCCAGGTCGTGGCGCCGCCCCGGACGACGGAAAGTTTCCGGCCGGTTGTCACCACGAGCCATTGCCGAGTCACGGAAACCTAGGTTACGGTGACCTAGGTGTGGATCGAGATCCTGCTGCTGTCGAGACTGGCCCGCGAACCGATGCACGGTTACGAGCTCCGCAAGGCCGTGGAGGCCTCGACCGGCCACACCTTGTCGAACAACTCGCTGTACCCGACGCTGCGGCGCTTCGTCGACGCCGGCGCGGTGAGCCGCAGCGCGGAGGAACAGGAGGCCAAACCGCCGCGGCACGTCTACACCGTCACCGACGTCGGGCGGGAACTGCTGCACGACATGCTCGCCGACTTCCCGGACGACCTCGCGCTCAACGAAGCCGAGTTCCTCGCCAGGGTGGGAAACTTCGGCTGGCTGCGCGAAGGCGAGCGGATACGCGTCATCGACGTCCGTGACCGCGGGCTCGCGGCCGAACACGAGCGGCTGACCCGGCTGCTCGCCGACCAGGCCGATCCGTGGAGCCGCGCCACCATGCGGCACGTCTGCGAGCAGTTCGACACCGAACGCGCCTGGCTCGCCGAACTGAAACGAGGAGCGGTTCATGACCACCACTGAAGAAACCCCCCGGCTGCCCTTCGCCCGCGCCAACGCGCTCGCGATCGCGCCGGACTACGAAGCGCTCCGGCAGCAGGCCCCGGTCAGCCGGGTGCTCACCCCCGCCGGCGACCCGGCGTGGCTGGTGACGTCGTTCGAGGAAGCCAAGGAAGTGTTCCGCGACAAGCGTTTCGGCCGGTCGCACCCGGCGCCCGAGCAGGCGTCGCGCATCTCCCACGCCGCGATCCAGGACGGCCCGAGCGGCGACTTCGACACCGAGGAGCAGGAGCACAAGCGGATGCGCCGGATGCTGGCGCCCGCATTCTCCGCGCCGCGGATGCGCGCCCTCGGCGACCGGATCGACGAGCTGACCACCCGCTGCCTCGACGACATGCGGGCGGCGCACGACGCCCACCCCGGCGAGCCGGTCAACCTGACCGAGCTGCTCGCCTTTCCCTTGCCGGTACTGGTGATCTGCGAGCTGCTCGGCGTCCCGTTCGAGGACCGCGAGCACTTCCGGAACCTGTCGGAGCGGATCGCCGTGATGGACGGCGGCGCCGACGCGCAGGCCGCGATGACCGAGTTCAAGGCGTACATGACGGGCCTGGCCGACGCCAAGCGCGCGAACCCGCAGGCCGACGTCATCTCCGACATGGTCGCGGTCCAGGCCGACGACCCGACGTTCACCGACGACGACCTCGCGCGCATGGGCGCCGGGCTGCTGTTCGCCGGCCACGAGACGACGTCCACCCGGATCGCGATGGGCGTGCTGTTCCTGCTCACCGACACCGCCCGCCGCGACCGCTTCGCCGCCGATCCCGAAGGCGAGGTGAACCAGACCGTCGAGGAGATCCTGCGGATGACGGCCACCAGCGGCACCGGCCTGCTGCGGTACGCGCACGAGGACGTCGAGGTCGCCGGGACCCGGATCATGCGCGGCGACGCCGTGCTCATCTCCAGCGACGCGGCCAACCGCGACGCCGCGGCGTTCGCCGACCCGGACGAGTTCGACCCGGGCCGCACCCCGAACGTCCACCTCGCCTTCGGTACCGGCGCGCACGTCTGCATCGGCGCCAACCTGGCCCGCACCGAGCTGCGGACGGTCTTCCCCGCCCTGTTCCGCGCCTTCCCGGACATGCGCCTGGCCGTCGGCCTCGACGACATCGCCGTCCGCGTGAACCGCGTCGCGGGCGGCGTCGACCGCGTCCCCGTCACCTGGTGAGGAGCACCCTGTGAAGATCAGCGTCGACACCGGGAAGTGCGTCTCGTCGGGCCAGTGCGTGCTGCTGGCGCCGGAGACGTTCGACCAGAACGAAGACGACGGCACGGTGGTCCTCCTCGCTTCCGAGCCGAAGGGTGACGAAGAGGAGGTCCGCCAGGCGGAGCTGACCTGCCCGGCCGCGGCGATCCGGCTCGCCGAGGCCTGACCGCACCGCACCCGCGTCCGGTTTGCCGGTTAACCTTCAGCGGTGACCGAACAGCCAGGCCGGAAGCGGGACGCCGCCGCGACGCGCCTGGCGCTGCTCGACGCCGCCGCGGACCTGTTCGCCGACCGCGGTTTCGACCGGACCACCGTGCGGGACATCGCGAAGGAAGCGGGCGCCAACCAGTCGCTGCTCTTCCGCTACTTCGGCAGCAAAGAGGCGTTGTTCGAGGCGGTCATCGCGCGGAACACGCGCGAGCAGATCGCCTCGAACGCGCCGGAACGGCTGTTCAGCGCGACGTTGCGCGCCATGCTGGAACCGGGCGGCGAGCGCAACCGCACGCTGGAGACGTACCTGCGGTCACCCGGCAGTGACAGCGCCGCGGCCGCGATGCGGCAGGAGCTGGGCCGCGAGTACGCCGGCACACTGGCGGGCCTGACCGACGCACCGGACGCCGAGCTGCGCGCCGACCTCGCGCTGGCCTGGCTGCTGGGCATCGGCCTGGTCCGCGAGGTCACCGCCAAGGAACCCCTGGCCAGCGCGGACCCGGACGACATCTGCCGCCTGGTGCTCGCCGCCACCCGGACCTTGCTGGAGCGCACCGAATAACGCTCGATCAAAGCGGCACTTTCACGTGAAAGTGCCGCCGCGTCAGGGCAACGCGCGCCGCAGCAGTTCCGCCAGGTGCACGGCCTGGCGGCCCGACTCCTGCGCGATCTGGGTCCGGCAGCTGAAGCCGTCGGAGACGACGACCGTGTCTTCCGAAGCCGCGCGGATCGCCGGGAGCATGCGGTCCTCCGCCACCGCCTTCGAGACGTCGTAGTGGCCGCGCTCGAAGCCGAAGTTGCCCGCCAGGCCACAACATCCCGAGTCGAGCGTCGTGTTGCGGACGCCCGCCGCCGCCATCGCCGACTCGTCGGCCGTGAAGCCGAGGACCGCGTGCTGGTGGCAGTGGACCTGGGTGATCGCGTCGACGTCCAGCGCCGCGAACGGGATCGGGGCGCGCTCCAGCAGCTCCGCGAAGGTGGCCGTGCGAGACGCCAGCAACGACGCGCGCTCGTCGTCCGGCAGGAGGGCCGGCAGGTCGCCGCGGAACAGCGCCGTGCAGCTCGGCTCCAGCCCGGCGACCTCGTACCCCGCGTCCAGGTAGGGCGCCAGCACGTCCAGGGTCCGGCGCAGCACCCGGCGGGCGACGTCGAGCTGACCGGTCGAGACCCACGTCAGTCCACAACAGACACCGCGGTCCGGCAGCACGACGTCGTAGCCGGCCGCGGTCAGCACCTCGTGGGCCGCGTCGAGGACTGACGGCGTCAGGTAGTTGTTGAACGAATCCGGCCACAGCACGACTTTCCGGTCGCCGGAAGCGCGCCGCCGCAGGTCGGCCCGCGCCGTCGTGAACGGCTTCCGCGCGAACTCCGGCAGCGCGCGTTCCGGTGCGATCCCGCCCAGCCGTTTCAGCAGGCCGGACAGCCGCGGCGAGCGGCCGAGCGCGTTGGCCAGCCGCGGCGCCCGCGCGCCGGCCCGCAGCCACAGCGGCAGCCAGCCCATCGAGTAGTGCGCCGCCGGGCGCAGCCGCCGCCGGTAGTGCTGGTGCAGGAACTCCGCCTTGTACGTCGCCATGTCGACGTCCACCGGGCAGTCCGACAGGCATCCCTTGCAGGACAGGCACAAGTCGAGCGCGTCGTGGACCTCGGCGGAGCGCCAGCCGTCCGTGATGACCTCGCCGTTGAGCATCTCCGCGAGCAGGTGCGCGCGCCCGCGCGTCGAGTGCTGCTCCTCGCGGGTGGCGCGGTAACTGGGGCACATGACGCCGCCGCCGCTGGTGTTGCGGCACTTCCCGACGCCGACGCAGCGGCGCATCGCCTGCCCGAAACTCCCCCGGTCCTCGGGGTAGCCGAGCACGGTGACGTCCTCAAGGGACAGTGGGGCCGGGCGCACGCGCAGGTTCGCGTCGACCTTGCGCGGCTCGACGATGATGCCGGGGTTCATCCGCCCCGCCGGGTCGAAGATCGCCTTGAACCGTGCGAAGACGGCCATCATCTCGGGGCTGTACATCCGGGACAGCAGCTCCGAGCGGGCCTGGCCGTCGCCGTGTTCGCCGGACAGGGAGCCGCCGTGGGCCGCGACGAGGTCCGCGGCCTCCTCCAGGAACCGCCGGAACCCGGCGATCCCCTGCTGCGAAAGCAGATCGAAGTCCAGCCGCAGGTGCAGACAGCCCTCGCCGTAGTGCCCGTAGACGACGCTTTTGCGCCCGTGCGCGCGCATGAGGTCCTTGAACTCGCGCAGGTACGCGCCGAGCCGCTCCGGCGGGACAGCCGCGTCCTCCCAGCCCGGCCACGCCTCGGAGCCGTCCGCGAGCCGGGTCGCCAGGCCCGCGCCCTCCTCGCGGATCCGCCACAGCTCGCGCTGCGCGACCGGGTCGTCCAGCACGACGGACCCGGTCAGCTCCAGCGACGCGGCCAGCGCGCGGGCGCGTCCGGCGGCCTCGGCCGGGTCCGCGCCGGCCAGCTCGACGAACAGCCACGCGCCGCCCGGCGGCAGGTCGTCGCCACGGCCGGGGAGCATCGCGACCAGCTCGGCGTCGACGCCTTCGACGGTCAGCGGCGACCACGGCAGGATCGACGGCACCGCGTCGGCCGCCGCGATGTCGGACGGGAAGCCCAGCACGGCCAGCACCCGGTGCCGCGGCAGCTCGGCCAGCGCGACCGTCGCCTCCAGCACCGTGACGCACGTGCCCTCCGAGCCGACCAGTGCCTTGGCGACGTCGAAGCCGTTCTCCGGCAGCAGGTGCTCCAGGCCGTAGCCGGAGACGCGCCGCGGCCACGTCGAAAGTTCCTTGCGCAGCAAGGCCAGGTTGTCCCGCACCAGCGCGCGCAGCTCGTCGAAGACCCGGCCTTCGGTCGGCTCGCCCGGGCCGAGCCGCAGCCGCGTGCCGTCGTAGAGCAGGACGTCCAGCGAGCGCACGACGTCGACCGTGCGGCCCCACGCCACCGAGTGCGAGCCGCACGCGTTGTTGCCGATCATCCCGCCGATCGTGCAGCGGCTGTGCGTCGAGGGGTCCGGGCCGAACCGCAGCCCGTGCGGCGCCGCGACGGCTTGGAGGTCGTCCAGCACGGTTCCGGGCAGCACCCGCGCGAGCCGCGTCTCCGGATCGAGCGAAAGCACCCCGCCGACGTGGCGCGAGGTGTCGATCACCAGCCCGGGCCCGCACGCGTTCCCGGCGACGCTGGTGCCACCACCGCGGGCGATCACCGGCAGGTCCCGGGCGCGGGCGGCGGCGACCGCGGCGACGACGTCGTCGACGGTCTCCGGCAGCACGACGCCCCGGGGCACGTGGCGGTAGTTGGAGGCGTCGGTCGTGTACAGCGCGAGCGTGGCGGTGTCGGTGAGGATCTCCACGCCCCCATTCAAGTCGATCGGTGGCACGATCCGCTGTGTGACGATCGACTTGCACGCCCACAGCACGGCCTCGGACGGCACGACGCCGCCGGCGGACCTGCCCCGGCTGGCGGCCCGGGCGGGCCTGACCGTGGTCGCGCTGACCGACCACGACACGTTCGCCGGCCTGGCTCTCGCGGCGCCCGCCGCCGCGGAAGCCGGGGTCGAGCTGGTGCCCGGCGTCGAGATCTCCTGCCGCCTCGACGAAGCCGAGGTGCACCTGCTCGGCTACTTCGCCGACCCGGCGGACGCGTCGCTGGCGGCCGAGCTGGAGCTGATCCGCACCGACCGCGCCCGCCGCGCGGTCCGGATGGTGGACCGCTGCCGCGAGCTGGGCGCGCCGATCACGCTGGCCCAGGTGGAGCCGATCGCCGCCGGCGCCCCGCTGGGCCGCCCCCACATCGCGGCGGCCCTGGTCGCGGCGGGCGTGGTGACGGACGCGTTCACCCCGGACTGGCTCGCCGACGGCGGCCGCGCGGACGTCCCGAAGCACGTCCTGCCCACGACGGCCGCGATCGCCCTGATCCGCGCGGCCGGCGGCACGGCGGTGCTGGCCCACCCGCGCTCGTCGAAGCGCCGGGCGGAGGTGTCGGACGCCCAGCTGGCGACGTTGGCCGCGGCGGGCCTGGCCGGGCTGGAAGCGGACCACCCGGAGCAGCCACCGGAGGTCGGGCGGCGGCTGCGGGAGGTGGCGGCGGAGCTGGGCCTGCTGACGATGGGCTCGAGCGACTTCCACGGCGACCGCAAGCCGGTCCGGCTGGGCGACTTCACCACGGCGCCCGAGG
This genomic window contains:
- a CDS encoding DinB family protein, whose amino-acid sequence is MDGEKRTLLRYLHAQRAAILAILDGLGEPALTTPVLPSGWTPLGMVEHLGYAERFWFQEIVTGTAGPVAWPDDDHAPLTTPRAPDVVFAFYREQCRRSDEIFAATPLDTPSKGRFPDLPEAEIADLRGVVLHVIEETARHAGQLDVVRELIDGRTGLGPR
- a CDS encoding PIG-L family deacetylase yields the protein MATLVTFHAHPDDECLRTAGVMRKAVEEGHRVVLVVATRGEVGEVPDGFLAEGEKLEDRRVQEAHAAAKILGVERVEFLGYRDSGMMGEATNDDPACFWQADVEAAAVQLAAILREESASVLTVYDDNGDYGHPDHIQVHRVGVRAAELAGTPRVFQATFNREFMQRGFDAAVEEGLMPPEARPNPPENVEFGKPEAEITAAVDVSKYVDAKRAAMRAHPSQISEDTFMLAMPDEAFAFAFGTEWYIRAGQGPGITETDLMAGL
- a CDS encoding RidA family protein, which translates into the protein MTIQRQNPPGLHATPGYHHVTVAAAGRTVYLAGQCPLTADGKVVDGDVLAQTDQVVANTLAALTFAGATPEDVVRTVIYVVTDDRATLSAVWDRLTESPLGAAFTTASTLLGVAQLGYPDQLVELDVTAALA
- the mtnA gene encoding S-methyl-5-thioribose-1-phosphate isomerase, yielding MRRTIDWADGAIVIIDQTALPGDYRLLELRTVGELVDAIKRLAVRGAPALGGAGALGVALAARHGGDVRADAELVAAARPTAVNLRWGVERALAKLDRGADAVLAEALALLTEDEELNKTASAHAAGIVLAACPRRPLRLLSHCNAGRLATVGWGSALGVVWHLHERGLVEEVLVDETRPLLQGSRLTAWELAQAGVPYRVQPDGAAAAAMARGMVDCVLVGADRIAANGDVANKIGTYGLAIAAAHHGVPFVVVAPSSTVDSSLADGTGITIEERDARELTEYAGAGVTPPGAEVFNPAFDVTPAALITAVVTENGRYLP
- a CDS encoding ferredoxin — translated: MSWHVEVDEHTCIGSGMCASLMPEVFALDGAVARTVTSEVDADETVLDAADSCPAMAILVTDGGREIGPRP
- a CDS encoding cytochrome P450 translates to MTTTHTEALAYPFNEEAGLDLNEAYAAARDADGMVRVKMTYGEPAWLATRYADARLVLGDRRFSRAMEKEKDAPRRSPVQRDGGILQMDPPDHTRLRTLVAKAFTMRRVELLRPRVARLAAELIADMKAAGATADLVDAYALPIPVAVICELLGVPVADRPKFRVWSDAALSTSGLTPEEFERNREELRDYMRGLIAEHRSAPQDDLMTALIEARDTRDRLTELELVDLCVGILVAGHETTASQIPNFVYALLDQPGQWDRLRSDPGLIPAAVEELLRFVPLGAGAGFARYATEDIEVGGVLVRAGEPVLVAVGAANRDRLQFDDADQLRFDRGDSHHLGFGHGVHHCLGAPLARLELQEALRALVTELPGLHLAGDIVWKTQMLVRGPRSMPIGW
- a CDS encoding VOC family protein; this encodes MERVTGIGGYFLRAADPAALSAWYREKLGLDTDEHGAWRQEAGPTVFAPFEADTDYFGARSQQTMLNFRVRDLDAMLAQLRDLGADVAAEAQEFDGVGKFGWVTDPEGNRVELWQPAG
- a CDS encoding PadR family transcriptional regulator, which produces MWIEILLLSRLAREPMHGYELRKAVEASTGHTLSNNSLYPTLRRFVDAGAVSRSAEEQEAKPPRHVYTVTDVGRELLHDMLADFPDDLALNEAEFLARVGNFGWLREGERIRVIDVRDRGLAAEHERLTRLLADQADPWSRATMRHVCEQFDTERAWLAELKRGAVHDHH
- a CDS encoding cytochrome P450 yields the protein MTTTEETPRLPFARANALAIAPDYEALRQQAPVSRVLTPAGDPAWLVTSFEEAKEVFRDKRFGRSHPAPEQASRISHAAIQDGPSGDFDTEEQEHKRMRRMLAPAFSAPRMRALGDRIDELTTRCLDDMRAAHDAHPGEPVNLTELLAFPLPVLVICELLGVPFEDREHFRNLSERIAVMDGGADAQAAMTEFKAYMTGLADAKRANPQADVISDMVAVQADDPTFTDDDLARMGAGLLFAGHETTSTRIAMGVLFLLTDTARRDRFAADPEGEVNQTVEEILRMTATSGTGLLRYAHEDVEVAGTRIMRGDAVLISSDAANRDAAAFADPDEFDPGRTPNVHLAFGTGAHVCIGANLARTELRTVFPALFRAFPDMRLAVGLDDIAVRVNRVAGGVDRVPVTW
- a CDS encoding ferredoxin — encoded protein: MKISVDTGKCVSSGQCVLLAPETFDQNEDDGTVVLLASEPKGDEEEVRQAELTCPAAAIRLAEA
- a CDS encoding TetR family transcriptional regulator — its product is MTEQPGRKRDAAATRLALLDAAADLFADRGFDRTTVRDIAKEAGANQSLLFRYFGSKEALFEAVIARNTREQIASNAPERLFSATLRAMLEPGGERNRTLETYLRSPGSDSAAAAMRQELGREYAGTLAGLTDAPDAELRADLALAWLLGIGLVREVTAKEPLASADPDDICRLVLAATRTLLERTE
- a CDS encoding FAD-binding and (Fe-S)-binding domain-containing protein — protein: MEILTDTATLALYTTDASNYRHVPRGVVLPETVDDVVAAVAAARARDLPVIARGGGTSVAGNACGPGLVIDTSRHVGGVLSLDPETRLARVLPGTVLDDLQAVAAPHGLRFGPDPSTHSRCTIGGMIGNNACGSHSVAWGRTVDVVRSLDVLLYDGTRLRLGPGEPTEGRVFDELRALVRDNLALLRKELSTWPRRVSGYGLEHLLPENGFDVAKALVGSEGTCVTVLEATVALAELPRHRVLAVLGFPSDIAAADAVPSILPWSPLTVEGVDAELVAMLPGRGDDLPPGGAWLFVELAGADPAEAAGRARALAASLELTGSVVLDDPVAQRELWRIREEGAGLATRLADGSEAWPGWEDAAVPPERLGAYLREFKDLMRAHGRKSVVYGHYGEGCLHLRLDFDLLSQQGIAGFRRFLEEAADLVAAHGGSLSGEHGDGQARSELLSRMYSPEMMAVFARFKAIFDPAGRMNPGIIVEPRKVDANLRVRPAPLSLEDVTVLGYPEDRGSFGQAMRRCVGVGKCRNTSGGGVMCPSYRATREEQHSTRGRAHLLAEMLNGEVITDGWRSAEVHDALDLCLSCKGCLSDCPVDVDMATYKAEFLHQHYRRRLRPAAHYSMGWLPLWLRAGARAPRLANALGRSPRLSGLLKRLGGIAPERALPEFARKPFTTARADLRRRASGDRKVVLWPDSFNNYLTPSVLDAAHEVLTAAGYDVVLPDRGVCCGLTWVSTGQLDVARRVLRRTLDVLAPYLDAGYEVAGLEPSCTALFRGDLPALLPDDERASLLASRTATFAELLERAPIPFAALDVDAITQVHCHQHAVLGFTADESAMAAAGVRNTTLDSGCCGLAGNFGFERGHYDVSKAVAEDRMLPAIRAASEDTVVVSDGFSCRTQIAQESGRQAVHLAELLRRALP
- a CDS encoding PHP domain-containing protein; the encoded protein is MTIDLHAHSTASDGTTPPADLPRLAARAGLTVVALTDHDTFAGLALAAPAAAEAGVELVPGVEISCRLDEAEVHLLGYFADPADASLAAELELIRTDRARRAVRMVDRCRELGAPITLAQVEPIAAGAPLGRPHIAAALVAAGVVTDAFTPDWLADGGRADVPKHVLPTTAAIALIRAAGGTAVLAHPRSSKRRAEVSDAQLATLAAAGLAGLEADHPEQPPEVGRRLREVAAELGLLTMGSSDFHGDRKPVRLGDFTTAPEVLAALRP